The following are from one region of the Nocardioides marmotae genome:
- a CDS encoding alpha/beta fold hydrolase, translating to MDQLLATTDDGVDLHVAGCGQGPDVVVLSGGPGCVHYLADAALAPDGCRSWFPDPRGVGRSGGGPHDMARAIEDLEVVRRSIGAESWIVLGHSWGSDLAVRYALEHPDRVAGVVGIAGHGLHRDREWSAAYEAGAAAETPIEIDHVPDINDSLMDSFKGWIHQPRLWRELADSPVPMRFIAAGRDIRPRWPLQQLAELVPQATFETVPDVVHDFWATDPGLWRATCSAACVDLAQRWSGTINASGS from the coding sequence ATGGACCAGCTCCTCGCCACGACTGATGACGGTGTCGACCTCCACGTGGCCGGTTGTGGCCAGGGCCCCGACGTCGTCGTGCTCTCAGGCGGTCCGGGGTGCGTGCACTACCTCGCGGACGCCGCTCTCGCGCCGGACGGGTGTCGATCCTGGTTCCCGGATCCGCGCGGCGTCGGTCGCTCCGGTGGCGGACCGCACGACATGGCGCGGGCCATCGAGGACCTGGAGGTCGTGCGTCGCTCCATCGGTGCCGAGTCGTGGATCGTGCTGGGGCACTCCTGGGGATCCGACCTCGCCGTGCGCTACGCACTTGAGCACCCTGACCGGGTGGCAGGAGTCGTCGGCATCGCGGGTCACGGACTGCACCGCGATCGGGAGTGGTCGGCCGCGTACGAGGCCGGCGCCGCGGCGGAGACCCCGATCGAGATCGACCACGTGCCTGACATCAATGACTCGCTGATGGACTCCTTCAAGGGGTGGATCCACCAGCCTCGCCTGTGGCGGGAGCTGGCCGACAGCCCGGTGCCGATGCGGTTCATCGCGGCGGGACGGGACATCCGCCCCAGGTGGCCACTCCAGCAGCTGGCCGAGCTGGTCCCCCAGGCAACCTTCGAGACCGTCCCGGACGTCGTACACGACTTCTGGGCGACCGATCCCGGGCTGTGGCGAGCGACGTGCTCGGCCGCGTGCGTCGACCTTGCTCAGAGGTGGTCGGGCACGATCAACGCGTCGGGGTCCTGA
- a CDS encoding oxidoreductase gives MSADRWVLADIPDQAGRTALVTGTSVGGLGHHTSLELARRGARVVLAGRTQAKLDATEQEIRREVPHAQLETLVIDLADLGSVRRGAAEAAGLGPIDLLVNNAGVMGTPYSRTADGLELQMATNHFGPFLLTGLLLPQLVASRDGRVVAVSSQFHRVARSAPLGDPRVQQGRYARWPTYGQTKLANLLFTYELDRRLRRAELPVKALAAHPGFAGTHLAANGQYGRSSGGIASILDAAIRAVSQSAAAGAQPTLMAATADLPGATYCGPGGPQEVSGPPRVVSSNRLSHDEVAQRRLWEISEDVTGVRYP, from the coding sequence GTGAGCGCCGACCGCTGGGTCCTGGCCGACATCCCCGACCAGGCCGGCCGCACCGCGCTCGTCACCGGCACCAGCGTCGGCGGCCTGGGCCACCACACCTCCCTCGAGCTGGCCCGCCGCGGGGCGCGCGTGGTCCTCGCCGGGCGGACGCAGGCCAAGCTCGACGCCACCGAGCAGGAGATCCGCCGCGAGGTCCCGCACGCGCAGCTGGAGACCCTCGTCATCGACCTCGCCGACCTCGGGTCGGTGCGCCGCGGCGCGGCCGAGGCGGCCGGCCTCGGCCCGATCGACCTGCTGGTCAACAACGCCGGGGTGATGGGCACGCCGTACTCCCGCACCGCCGACGGCCTCGAGCTCCAGATGGCGACCAACCACTTCGGGCCGTTCCTGCTGACCGGCCTGCTGCTGCCGCAGCTGGTCGCGAGCCGGGACGGCCGCGTGGTCGCGGTCAGCTCGCAATTCCACCGGGTCGCCCGCAGCGCCCCGCTCGGGGACCCGCGGGTCCAGCAGGGCCGCTACGCCCGCTGGCCCACCTACGGGCAGACCAAGCTGGCGAACCTGCTGTTCACCTACGAGCTCGACCGGCGGCTGCGCCGCGCCGAGCTGCCGGTCAAGGCGCTCGCTGCGCACCCGGGCTTCGCCGGCACCCACCTGGCCGCCAACGGCCAGTACGGCCGCTCCTCCGGCGGCATCGCCTCCATCCTCGACGCCGCGATCCGGGCGGTCTCCCAGTCGGCCGCCGCCGGCGCCCAGCCGACGCTGATGGCGGCGACCGCCGACCTGCCCGGCGCGACGTACTGCGGGCCCGGCGGGCCGCAGGAGGTCTCCGGCCCGCCCCGCGTCGTCTCCAGCAACCGGCTCTCCCACGACGAGGTCGCCCAGCGGCGGCTGTGGGAGATCAGCGAGGACGTGACCGGGGTCCGCTACCCCTAG
- a CDS encoding crotonase/enoyl-CoA hydratase family protein, with product MTVTCTVEDGIAQVRLARPEKLNALTLPILAELAATAHRLRRDRSVRAVVIAGEGDAFCAGLDFAHVLRQPARIVPAFLPVPWRGTNTFQEACWAWRRLPVPVVAAVHGHCLGGGLQIALAADFRIAAPDSRWSVLEGKWGIIPDMSGIRSLSELVGPDTAKLLTMTADVIDGEEAHDLGLVTELAADPVAEATALARRLATRSPDQLAAAKRLLEGATTRSARRTFALERLEQAQLLFFRNTAKARAAAFKGASATFGPRVRP from the coding sequence ATGACCGTGACGTGCACCGTCGAGGACGGCATCGCCCAGGTGCGGCTGGCCCGTCCGGAGAAGCTCAACGCGCTGACCCTCCCGATCCTGGCCGAGCTGGCGGCGACCGCCCACCGGCTGCGGCGCGACCGCTCGGTGCGTGCGGTGGTGATCGCCGGCGAGGGCGACGCCTTCTGCGCGGGCCTGGACTTCGCGCACGTGCTGCGCCAGCCGGCCCGGATCGTGCCGGCGTTCCTGCCGGTGCCCTGGCGCGGCACGAACACCTTCCAGGAGGCCTGCTGGGCCTGGCGCCGGCTGCCGGTCCCGGTGGTCGCGGCCGTGCATGGGCACTGCCTCGGCGGGGGCCTGCAGATCGCGCTCGCGGCGGACTTCCGCATCGCCGCACCCGACTCGCGCTGGTCGGTGCTCGAGGGCAAGTGGGGGATCATCCCGGACATGAGCGGCATCCGGTCGCTGAGCGAGCTGGTCGGCCCGGACACCGCCAAGCTGCTGACGATGACCGCCGACGTGATCGACGGCGAGGAGGCCCACGACCTCGGGCTGGTCACCGAGCTCGCGGCGGACCCGGTGGCGGAGGCGACCGCGCTCGCGCGCCGGCTGGCCACCCGCTCGCCGGACCAGCTGGCCGCGGCCAAGCGGCTGCTGGAGGGCGCGACGACCCGCAGCGCGCGTCGTACCTTCGCCCTCGAGCGGCTCGAGCAGGCCCAGCTGCTGTTCTTCCGCAACACAGCCAAGGCGCGCGCGGCGGCGTTCAAGGGCGCGAGCGCGACCTTCGGCCCGCGCGTCCGGCCCTGA
- the pgm gene encoding phosphoglucomutase (alpha-D-glucose-1,6-bisphosphate-dependent) yields the protein MADQRAGQPADPRDLVDVAHLVTAYYTGVPDPDDVAQQVAFGTSGHRGTSLSTSFNETHILATTQAICDHRREQGYDGPLFLGRDTHALSEPAWASALEVLVANDVTVLVDSRDGYTPTPAVSHAILRANGGRGSTGGAGAGLADGIVVTPSHNPPSDGGFKYNPPHGGPAGSEATSAIAARANELIAGGLGDVRRVPFARARAAAGSYDFLGTYVDDLPSVVDIEAIRRAGVRIGADPLGGASVAYWSEIADRHGLDLTVVNPLVDPTWRFMTLDWDGKIRMDCSSPHAMASLIERRADYDIATGNDADADRHGIVTPDAGLMNPNHFLAVAIGHLFGGARPGWPEGARIGKTLVSSSMIDRVAASLGRPMVEVPVGFKWFVPGLVDGSFGFGGEESAGASFLRMDGTTWTTDKDGIILALLASEILARTGRSPSEHYADLVAEHGEPAYARIDAPATREQKAALARLSAADVTATELAGEPITATLTEAPGNGAPIGGLKVTTSSAWFAARPSGTEDVYKVYAESFRGPDHLAQVQQEAQALVTAALG from the coding sequence GTGGCCGACCAGCGCGCGGGACAGCCCGCGGACCCTCGTGACCTCGTCGACGTGGCGCACCTCGTCACCGCCTACTACACCGGCGTGCCCGACCCCGACGACGTCGCCCAGCAGGTCGCCTTCGGCACCAGCGGGCACCGCGGCACGTCGCTGTCCACGTCGTTCAACGAGACCCACATCCTCGCCACCACCCAGGCGATCTGCGACCACCGGCGCGAGCAGGGGTACGACGGGCCGCTGTTCCTCGGCCGCGACACCCACGCGCTCTCCGAGCCGGCGTGGGCCTCGGCGCTGGAGGTGCTCGTCGCCAACGACGTGACAGTGCTCGTCGACTCCCGCGACGGGTACACCCCCACGCCCGCGGTCTCCCACGCGATCCTGCGCGCCAACGGCGGCCGCGGGTCGACCGGTGGGGCCGGCGCCGGGCTCGCCGACGGCATCGTGGTCACCCCCTCGCACAACCCGCCCAGCGACGGCGGGTTCAAGTACAACCCGCCCCACGGCGGCCCCGCCGGGAGCGAGGCGACCTCCGCGATCGCCGCGCGGGCCAACGAGCTGATCGCCGGCGGGCTCGGCGACGTACGCCGCGTGCCGTTCGCGCGGGCGCGCGCCGCGGCCGGCTCCTACGACTTCCTCGGCACCTACGTCGACGACCTGCCCTCGGTGGTCGACATCGAGGCGATCCGTCGGGCCGGCGTGCGGATCGGCGCCGACCCGCTGGGCGGGGCGTCCGTGGCGTACTGGTCGGAGATCGCCGACCGGCACGGCCTCGACCTCACGGTCGTGAACCCGCTCGTCGACCCCACGTGGCGGTTCATGACGCTCGACTGGGACGGCAAGATCCGGATGGACTGCTCCTCCCCGCACGCGATGGCCTCGCTGATCGAGCGGCGCGCGGACTACGACATCGCCACCGGCAACGACGCCGACGCCGACCGGCACGGGATCGTCACCCCCGACGCGGGCCTGATGAACCCCAACCACTTCCTCGCCGTCGCCATCGGCCACCTCTTCGGCGGCGCCCGGCCCGGCTGGCCCGAGGGCGCGCGGATCGGCAAGACGCTGGTCTCCTCCTCGATGATCGACCGGGTCGCGGCGTCGCTGGGCCGGCCGATGGTGGAGGTGCCGGTCGGGTTCAAGTGGTTCGTGCCGGGGCTGGTCGACGGCTCGTTCGGCTTCGGCGGCGAGGAGTCGGCCGGCGCGTCGTTCCTGCGGATGGACGGCACCACCTGGACCACCGACAAGGACGGCATCATCCTCGCGCTGCTCGCGTCCGAGATCCTCGCCCGCACCGGCCGCTCGCCCTCCGAGCACTACGCCGACCTCGTCGCCGAGCACGGCGAGCCGGCGTACGCCCGCATCGACGCCCCGGCCACCCGCGAGCAGAAGGCGGCGCTCGCCCGGCTCTCGGCCGCGGACGTCACCGCCACCGAGCTCGCCGGCGAGCCGATCACCGCCACCCTCACCGAGGCCCCCGGCAACGGTGCGCCGATCGGCGGGCTGAAGGTGACCACCTCCTCGGCGTGGTTCGCCGCGCGGCCCTCCGGCACCGAGGACGTCTACAAGGTGTACGCCGAGTCCTTCCGCGGCCCCGACCACCTCGCCCAGGTCCAGCAGGAGGCGCAGGCGCTCGTCACCGCCGCGCTGGGCTGA
- a CDS encoding acetylxylan esterase, with protein sequence METDWPLEQLRAYRPHLLEPAGLDGFWAETLAPQRARGPHATYELVDAGLVAVETHAVELAGHDDHPVHAWLHLPPAPLRGPGPLPGVVQYQGYNGGRGLPHEHVLWALAGYAHLVVDTRGQGSGWSVGATGDPAGAGAAQPGFLTRGIEDPRGYYYRRAYADAVAALDVLRAHPLVDPDRVVVAGASQGGALATAVAALAPGSVAAALVDVPFLADVRRAVAVAQTDPYLELVRYLGAHRDRVETAFATLAHVDGAVLARRATAPALFSVALRDRTCPPSTVFAAFHAWAGPAEIEVYPFNDHEGGGPHHVRRQVAWLRSTLGARLEQ encoded by the coding sequence GTGGAGACCGACTGGCCGCTCGAGCAGCTGCGGGCCTACCGGCCCCACCTGCTCGAGCCGGCCGGGCTCGACGGCTTCTGGGCCGAGACCCTCGCCCCGCAGCGGGCGCGCGGTCCGCACGCGACGTACGAGCTCGTCGATGCGGGGCTGGTGGCCGTGGAGACCCACGCGGTCGAGCTGGCGGGCCACGACGACCACCCGGTGCACGCCTGGCTGCACCTGCCGCCCGCGCCGCTGCGCGGGCCCGGTCCGCTGCCGGGGGTGGTGCAGTACCAGGGCTACAACGGCGGCCGCGGCCTCCCGCACGAGCACGTGCTGTGGGCGCTCGCCGGCTACGCCCACCTCGTCGTCGACACCCGCGGGCAGGGCAGCGGCTGGAGCGTCGGCGCGACGGGCGACCCGGCCGGGGCGGGCGCGGCGCAGCCGGGGTTCCTGACGCGCGGCATCGAGGACCCCCGCGGCTACTACTACCGCCGGGCGTACGCCGACGCCGTCGCCGCCCTCGACGTGCTGCGCGCGCATCCGCTCGTCGACCCCGACCGGGTCGTCGTCGCCGGCGCCAGCCAGGGCGGCGCGCTCGCGACCGCCGTCGCCGCGCTGGCGCCCGGCTCGGTCGCGGCGGCGCTCGTCGACGTGCCGTTCCTCGCCGACGTACGACGGGCGGTGGCGGTCGCGCAGACCGACCCCTACCTCGAGCTGGTCCGCTACCTCGGCGCCCACCGCGACCGCGTGGAGACCGCCTTCGCCACGCTCGCGCACGTCGACGGCGCGGTGCTCGCGCGGCGGGCGACCGCGCCCGCCCTGTTCTCGGTGGCGCTGCGCGACCGCACCTGCCCGCCGTCGACGGTGTTCGCCGCCTTCCACGCCTGGGCGGGCCCGGCCGAGATCGAGGTCTACCCGTTCAACGACCACGAGGGCGGCGGCCCGCACCACGTCCGGAGGCAGGTGGCGTGGCTGCGGTCGACGCTGGGGGCCAGACTGGAGCAGTGA
- a CDS encoding HNH endonuclease signature motif containing protein: MTRPAVLAPAALPAADDAVTPAALLDRVRAARTAADAAEVELLSLAVEWAHAHPVLPGQEAWSVPGTTADPAPESEVECAELAGIPPVRWDAPAAFAAANRMSTEAGQALIRDALVLRHRMPKTWARTLAGHVTAWRARRIAQAVLGHDNDVATYVDDHVAPVAGSIGIVRLDRVVDEAMLRLHAEERELAQLAALDARYVRLDERTLNHTGIAELVVRGDWKDLHDVDATISRIAAILGTAGQPRHGESLDVRRSMAVGVLADPAAADALLNGERPARPGTRTVLHLHLTDAALWGLDPVGRNQTAARPELEQVIRSWCGRTDTHLVVQPVLDLNDHTHVEQYEIPDRLRDQVAHREPHCVFPWCTRPAAACDCDHITPHGAGGATCTHNLAPLCRRHHRLKTHARWRYRPLDPVTDPGVHLWTDPHGRQYLRGPTGTVEITAP; the protein is encoded by the coding sequence ATGACTCGACCCGCCGTCCTCGCACCGGCCGCGCTCCCCGCGGCCGACGACGCGGTGACACCTGCCGCGTTGCTGGACCGGGTGCGTGCGGCACGGACGGCTGCGGACGCCGCCGAGGTCGAGCTGCTCTCGCTGGCGGTGGAGTGGGCGCACGCGCACCCGGTCCTCCCGGGCCAGGAGGCCTGGAGCGTGCCGGGGACGACCGCGGACCCGGCTCCCGAGTCCGAGGTCGAGTGCGCGGAGCTCGCCGGGATCCCCCCGGTGCGCTGGGACGCACCCGCGGCGTTCGCCGCCGCGAACCGGATGTCCACCGAAGCCGGGCAGGCGCTCATCAGGGACGCGCTCGTGCTGCGCCACCGGATGCCCAAGACCTGGGCCCGCACCCTCGCCGGCCACGTCACCGCCTGGCGAGCACGTCGCATCGCCCAAGCCGTCCTCGGCCACGACAACGACGTCGCCACCTACGTCGACGACCACGTCGCGCCCGTGGCCGGCTCCATCGGCATCGTCCGCCTCGACCGCGTCGTCGACGAGGCGATGCTGCGCCTCCACGCCGAGGAACGCGAGCTCGCCCAGCTCGCCGCCCTCGACGCACGCTACGTCCGGCTCGACGAACGCACCCTCAACCACACCGGCATCGCCGAGCTCGTCGTCCGCGGGGACTGGAAGGACCTCCACGACGTCGACGCCACCATCAGCCGCATCGCCGCCATCCTCGGCACCGCAGGACAACCCAGACACGGGGAGTCCCTCGACGTCCGCCGCTCCATGGCCGTCGGCGTCCTCGCCGACCCCGCCGCCGCCGACGCCCTCCTCAACGGCGAGCGACCGGCGCGGCCGGGCACCCGGACCGTGCTCCACCTCCACCTCACCGACGCCGCCCTCTGGGGCCTGGACCCCGTCGGCCGCAACCAGACCGCCGCCCGACCCGAGCTCGAACAGGTCATCCGCTCCTGGTGCGGCCGCACCGACACCCACCTCGTCGTCCAGCCCGTCCTCGACCTCAACGACCACACCCACGTCGAGCAGTACGAGATCCCCGACCGGCTCCGCGACCAGGTCGCCCACCGCGAACCCCACTGCGTCTTCCCCTGGTGCACCCGCCCCGCAGCAGCCTGCGACTGCGACCACATCACCCCCCACGGCGCCGGCGGCGCGACCTGCACCCACAACCTGGCTCCCCTGTGTCGGCGGCACCACCGGCTCAAGACCCACGCACGATGGCGATACCGACCCCTCGACCCCGTCACCGACCCCGGCGTCCACCTCTGGACCGACCCCCACGGCCGGCAGTACCTCCGCGGCCCCACCGGCACCGTCGAGATCACCGCACCGTGA
- a CDS encoding GAF domain-containing SpoIIE family protein phosphatase, which produces MTTTSSTDADTSFDRYARMVRRALRVPVALVSLVEQDRQVFPGAVGLPPPYQSTRETPLSHSFCQYVVADQAPLVVADARLYDRVRDNLAIPDLGVVAYAGWPITDHTGTVVGSLCAIDDKPHPWRQDELDSLADLAAACSSELAERGLRAQAVAGQRDAQDLARRSRVLLALSEGLSRTQTLAEVAAAVEQVSLEQLDCLRAGLWLHHDRDAATADLPTAGPASSPEVLRYVEPASARSTWESAARHAALRVDDSNPVGLALSLGEPLFFPSVRAQNERWPELANDAQVGEGRLFLPLVVQRRRIGTLVLVWDEPRELGDADLATYRAMAAYAAQAVVRGRLHQDRIEALMTLQSAMLPRLPQPDDLQLAARYRPSAQRHQVGGDWYDAVVMPDGVTALMIGDVVGHDIAAAAVMGQLRTMLRALAWAVDDAPSGNVARLDRALRELDVDAMATLVYARLEQDAEGRRVVRWTNAGHPPPLVVEADGSTRWLEGTPDLLLGVSPGAPRGDHRSPVDPGSTLLLYTDGLIERRGEDLREGMDRLAASAARHVHRPAGDFLDRVLHDLDAAHASDDVAVLAVRFGEE; this is translated from the coding sequence ATGACGACGACGAGCTCGACGGACGCCGACACGTCCTTCGACCGCTACGCACGGATGGTGCGGCGCGCCCTCCGGGTGCCGGTCGCGCTCGTGTCGCTGGTCGAGCAGGACCGGCAGGTCTTCCCCGGGGCCGTCGGGCTCCCCCCGCCCTACCAGTCCACCCGCGAGACGCCGCTGTCGCACTCCTTCTGCCAGTACGTCGTCGCCGACCAGGCCCCGCTGGTCGTGGCCGACGCCCGGCTCTACGACCGGGTCCGCGACAACCTCGCCATCCCCGACCTCGGCGTCGTCGCGTACGCCGGGTGGCCGATCACCGACCACACCGGCACGGTGGTGGGCTCGCTGTGCGCCATCGACGACAAGCCGCACCCGTGGCGGCAGGACGAGCTCGACAGCCTCGCCGACCTCGCCGCCGCCTGCTCCAGCGAGCTCGCCGAGCGCGGCCTCCGCGCACAGGCGGTCGCCGGGCAGCGCGACGCCCAGGACCTCGCCCGCCGCAGCCGGGTGCTCCTCGCCCTCAGCGAGGGCCTCTCCCGCACCCAGACCCTCGCGGAGGTCGCCGCCGCCGTCGAGCAGGTCTCGCTGGAGCAGCTGGACTGCCTGCGCGCCGGGCTGTGGCTGCACCACGACCGCGACGCGGCCACCGCCGACCTCCCCACGGCCGGGCCGGCGTCCTCGCCGGAGGTGCTGCGCTACGTCGAGCCGGCCTCGGCCCGCTCGACGTGGGAGTCCGCCGCGCGCCACGCCGCGCTGCGGGTCGACGACAGCAACCCGGTCGGCCTGGCGCTGAGCCTGGGCGAGCCGCTGTTCTTCCCCTCGGTCCGCGCGCAGAACGAGCGCTGGCCCGAGCTCGCGAACGACGCCCAGGTCGGCGAGGGCCGGTTGTTCCTGCCGCTGGTCGTGCAGCGGCGGCGGATCGGCACGCTCGTGCTGGTCTGGGACGAGCCGCGCGAGCTCGGCGACGCCGACCTGGCGACGTACCGCGCGATGGCGGCGTACGCCGCGCAGGCGGTGGTCCGTGGCCGGCTGCACCAGGACCGGATCGAGGCGCTGATGACGCTGCAGAGCGCGATGCTGCCGCGGCTGCCCCAGCCCGACGACCTCCAGCTCGCGGCGCGCTACCGCCCCTCGGCGCAGCGGCACCAGGTGGGCGGCGACTGGTACGACGCGGTCGTCATGCCCGACGGGGTGACCGCGCTGATGATCGGCGACGTCGTGGGCCACGACATCGCCGCGGCCGCCGTCATGGGGCAGCTGCGGACCATGCTGCGCGCCCTCGCCTGGGCCGTCGACGACGCCCCCTCGGGCAACGTCGCCCGGCTCGACCGCGCCCTGCGCGAGCTCGACGTCGACGCGATGGCCACCCTCGTCTACGCCCGCCTCGAGCAGGACGCCGAGGGCCGCCGGGTCGTGCGCTGGACCAACGCGGGCCACCCGCCGCCGCTGGTCGTCGAGGCCGACGGCTCGACCCGCTGGCTGGAGGGCACCCCCGACCTGCTGCTCGGCGTCTCCCCCGGCGCCCCGCGCGGCGACCACCGCTCCCCCGTCGACCCCGGCTCCACGCTGCTGCTCTACACCGACGGGCTCATCGAGCGCCGCGGCGAGGACCTCCGCGAGGGGATGGACCGGCTGGCCGCCTCCGCCGCCCGGCACGTGCACCGCCCGGCCGGCGACTTCCTCGACCGGGTCCTCCACGACCTCGACGCCGCCCACGCCTCCGACGACGTCGCCGTGCTCGCCGTCCGCTTCGGCGAGGAGTAG
- a CDS encoding VOC family protein produces the protein METTAGTNAPATVSLGAVNVAAHDPEGLAAFWSTVLGAPSTSPMPGLVILPATPGGFGMMFMPRTDESGSTLHLDLTVPWGSRAAEVERLLAAGAEHRWDVLDEVPWVRWTTLADPEGNLFCLGEHPPGEPTA, from the coding sequence ATGGAGACCACAGCTGGGACCAACGCACCCGCAACCGTCAGCCTCGGCGCCGTGAATGTCGCCGCCCACGACCCCGAGGGCCTGGCCGCCTTCTGGTCCACGGTGCTCGGCGCGCCGTCCACGTCGCCGATGCCCGGGCTGGTGATCCTGCCCGCGACGCCCGGCGGCTTCGGGATGATGTTCATGCCGCGCACCGACGAGTCCGGCAGCACCCTCCACCTCGACCTCACCGTGCCGTGGGGCAGCCGCGCAGCGGAGGTGGAGCGGCTCCTGGCCGCGGGTGCAGAGCACCGGTGGGACGTGCTCGACGAGGTGCCGTGGGTCCGGTGGACGACCCTCGCCGACCCTGAGGGCAACCTGTTCTGCCTCGGCGAGCACCCCCCGGGCGAGCCGACCGCCTGA
- a CDS encoding maleylpyruvate isomerase family mycothiol-dependent enzyme — MSDQERLAGYVEVWWRAVDDLTALLEQLPEEDWSRPTDLEGWDVRAVVAHVAHLERVLATGEEEHAEIGDPAPAHVRSMLGHYTEIGPANRRTATPDELIIEIRAAATARHTALLADPPTDAAAKPERIFAGVPWSWETLLRNRPLDVWMHEQDVRRAVGRPGGMDSPAAQHVADYLLEAMGFVLAKRVGAPAGTTLLVAVDGSAPIAFTVTEQGRGERLPAAPAEPTATLRMDRETFVVLAGGRRPEAAASVVVEGDRALAQQVLAQMATTP; from the coding sequence GTGAGCGATCAGGAACGGCTGGCGGGCTACGTCGAGGTCTGGTGGCGGGCGGTCGACGACCTCACCGCGCTGCTGGAGCAGCTGCCCGAGGAGGACTGGTCGCGGCCGACCGACCTCGAGGGCTGGGACGTCCGGGCGGTCGTCGCCCACGTGGCCCACCTGGAGCGGGTGCTGGCCACCGGCGAGGAGGAGCACGCCGAGATCGGCGACCCGGCGCCCGCCCACGTGCGGTCGATGCTCGGCCACTACACCGAGATCGGCCCGGCCAACCGGCGTACCGCCACCCCCGACGAGCTGATCATCGAGATCCGCGCGGCGGCCACCGCGCGGCACACCGCCCTGCTGGCCGACCCGCCGACCGATGCCGCGGCGAAGCCCGAGCGGATCTTCGCCGGCGTGCCGTGGAGCTGGGAGACGCTGCTGCGCAACCGGCCGCTGGACGTGTGGATGCACGAGCAGGACGTACGCCGAGCGGTCGGCCGCCCCGGCGGCATGGACAGCCCGGCGGCGCAGCACGTGGCCGACTACCTGCTGGAGGCCATGGGCTTCGTGCTCGCCAAGCGGGTCGGCGCGCCCGCCGGCACGACCCTGCTGGTCGCGGTCGACGGCAGCGCGCCGATCGCGTTCACCGTCACCGAGCAGGGCCGCGGCGAGCGGCTCCCCGCGGCCCCCGCCGAGCCGACGGCGACCCTGCGGATGGACCGCGAGACCTTCGTGGTGCTCGCCGGCGGGCGGCGCCCCGAGGCCGCCGCGTCGGTCGTGGTCGAGGGCGACCGGGCCCTGGCCCAGCAGGTGCTCGCGCAGATGGCGACGACCCCGTGA